From a single Rutidosis leptorrhynchoides isolate AG116_Rl617_1_P2 chromosome 5, CSIRO_AGI_Rlap_v1, whole genome shotgun sequence genomic region:
- the LOC139846984 gene encoding uncharacterized protein, with the protein MFSSSNNFPSSTNCFLSSSSIFFNQDKDGVYFNNNHSFITGDCSFDHAPVAPHVQNSDNNHNHDYNHNHNHNHNHVNSLSESMISSSPSRKRFAGSKKDRHSKILTAQGPRDRRVRLSIDISKKLFGLQDLLGFDKASKTLDWLFTKSKTAIKELVQEMKHTSSSSLSNQCEQVFMEKGDFVDVKGEKKKVVGKCVNINAGYKKKKKTTQKQKPVFHVNVANRFQLRAEARARARERTIEKLRIKKLENDVKNMLGNDHNYCYLQSNQAQSQSNYQPKIGESFFEQKVPKPYSLLYNSQQNFVAIDSKDSSSQI; encoded by the coding sequence ATGTTTAGCTCTTCAAACAATTTTCCTTCATCCACTAATTGTTTCCTTTCTTCTTCTAGCATCTTTTTTAATCAAGATAAAGATGGTGTATACTTcaataataatcattcatttattaCTGGTGATTGTTCTTTTGATCATGCTCCAGTAGCACCTCATGTTCAAAACTCTGATAACAACCATAATcatgattataatcataatcataatcataatcataatcatgtgaATAGTCTTTCAGAATCAATGATTTCATCTTCTCCATCTCGAAAGCGATTTGCGGGTTCGAAGAAAGATCGGCATAGTAAGATCCTTACAGCTCAAGGTCCTAGAGATAGGAGGGTGAGATTATCAATTGATATTTCAAAAAAACTATTTGGTCTTCAAGATTTATTAGGGTTTGATAAAGCAAGTAAAACCCTTGATTGGCTTTTTACAAAATCAAAGACTGCAATTAAAGAATTGGTTCAAGAAATGAAGCACACATCATCTTCATCTCTTTCAAATCAATGTGAACAAGTTTTTATGGAAAAAGGAGATTTTGTTGATGTTAAGGGGGAAAAAAAGAAGGTTGTAGGTAAATGTGTTAACATCAATGCTGGTtataaaaagaagaagaaaacaacCCAAAAACAGAAACCTGTATTTCATGTGAATGTTGCAAATAGATTCCAATTAAGGGCAGAGGCAAGAGCAAGAGCTAGAGAAAGAACAATCGAAAAATTACGAATTAAAAAGCTCGAAAACGATGTGAAGAATATGCTTGGTAATGATCATAATTACTGCTATCTTCAATCAAATCAAGCTCAATCACAAAGTAATTATCAACCCAAAATTGGGGAGTCGTTTTTCGAACAAAAGGTTCCGAAGCCTTACTCTTTGCTCTACAATTCACAACAAAACTTTGTTGCTATTGACTCAAAAGATTCAAGCTCCCAAATTTAA